Proteins co-encoded in one Arachis hypogaea cultivar Tifrunner chromosome 13, arahy.Tifrunner.gnm2.J5K5, whole genome shotgun sequence genomic window:
- the LOC112733509 gene encoding dof zinc finger protein DOF1.4: protein MLVNIMAPSTTNEWTQTQMIDDQDHKTKAEAPSSSSARVMEKQGQEHVQQQQQQQQQALKCPRCDSSNTKFCYYNNYSLSQPRHFCKACKRYWTRGGTLRNVPVGGGCRKNTKRLKRQSSSSIDATPSPSSSSTHPPTSNINPLFYGVPSSSNNNSNCDLLNLPSFPGFRVSSGYDNDVQPHLSGLGFSSGIMSNIEATGFGSNESNSFLSAYNSIFGSCSSSASTTLLSSTLLQHKFMNGGGFQGLATPEVEGERGGVMGCSSLKEVKGELLGEERGRERLEWQNQMMEHTMGYSDPSSSLYWSTSSSPMAASSWNDQPNIGPSVTSLI, encoded by the exons ATGTTGGTTAATATCATGGCTCCATCAACGACTAACGAATGGACACAG ACTCAAATGATAGATGATCAAGATCACAAGACCAAAGCTGAagctccatcatcatcatctgctagggttatggaaaaacaaggtCAAGAACATgttcagcagcagcagcagcagcagcaacaagcTCTCAAGTGCCCTCGCTGCGATTCATCCAACACCAAATTCTGCTACTACAACAACTACAGCTTATCGCAGCCCAGACACTTCTGCAAAGCCTGCAAGCGATACTGGACAAGAGGTGGAACCCTCCGCAACGTCCCCGTCGGCGGTGGCTGCAGAAAGAACACCAAGCGTCTCAAGCGCCAATCATCTTCTTCCATCGATGccactccttctccttcttcttcttccactcaTCCTCCAACTTCTAATATCAACCCTTTGTTTTATGGGGTACCaagtagtagtaataataatagcaACTGTGATTTGTTGAACctaccttctttccctgggttcAGAGTGAGTTCTGGGTATGATAATGATGTTCAGCCTCACCTAAGTGGGTTAGGTTTTTCATCAGGGATCATGTCCAATATTGAAGCTACTGGATTTGGTTCAAATGAGAGTAACTCCTTTCTTTCGGCTTACAATTCCATCTTCGGTTCGTGTTCTTCATCAGCTTCTACTACCTTGCTGAGTTCCACTCTACTGCAGCATAAATTCATGAATGGTGGTGGATTCCAAGGGCTAGCTACTCCTGAGGTtgagggagaaagaggaggagtcATGGGTTGTTCTTCTTTGAAAGAAGTGAAAGGTGAATTATTgggagaagagagagggagagagaggttgGAGTGGCAGAATCAGATGATGGAACATACGATGGGCTATTCTGATCCCTCTTCTTCGCTTTATTGGAGCACATCATCATCACCCATGGCTGCTTCTTCTTGGAATGATCAACCCAATATTGGTCCTTCTGTCACTTCACTCATCTAG